A window of Microbacterium luteolum contains these coding sequences:
- a CDS encoding extracellular solute-binding protein, which produces MKHRIARATAVTAVAALALTACSAPAADTDAGDDGAPKGEVTLWMYPVIRDEAASKDFWEAAEADYEKEFPDVDLTIELQTFDKRDEQISAALAANSGPDIVLITPDQAATYLNVGGLLPVDDAIEDERDAFFPATLEAATFEDELYGVPLFQNVFTTAYNKTVFDDAGLELPTTWDEIRDAAPVLADSGIAAMDYLGTPEQTLNLSFYPFLWQAGGTVFSDDGTEIAFDSKEGVEALEFLVDLQKEGGLPADAATQSVGIEGSPLAAGTVGIRPTTQPSELAQMRAALGEENVVVGPPLEGETQATYGNPGLLSLTSINKSENRAAASSVLTFLTSKDFQTDLNAAAGNFPSRTDVEIAGPEADRAAYEAALKVANPGEPNPAARQVMAVLAPYIQSALRGDLSAKDALEKAAEEAQAVLDRS; this is translated from the coding sequence ATGAAGCACCGCATCGCCCGAGCGACGGCCGTGACCGCCGTCGCCGCGCTCGCCCTCACCGCCTGCTCCGCTCCGGCCGCCGACACCGATGCCGGCGACGACGGAGCACCGAAGGGGGAAGTCACCCTCTGGATGTACCCCGTGATCCGTGACGAGGCCGCCAGCAAGGACTTCTGGGAGGCCGCCGAGGCGGACTACGAGAAGGAGTTCCCCGACGTCGACCTCACGATCGAGCTGCAGACCTTCGACAAGCGCGACGAGCAGATCTCCGCCGCGCTCGCCGCGAACTCCGGCCCGGACATCGTCCTGATCACCCCCGATCAGGCGGCGACCTACCTCAACGTGGGCGGCCTGCTCCCCGTCGACGACGCCATCGAGGACGAGCGCGACGCGTTCTTCCCTGCGACGTTGGAGGCCGCGACCTTCGAGGACGAGCTGTACGGCGTCCCGCTGTTCCAGAACGTCTTCACGACCGCCTACAACAAGACGGTCTTCGATGACGCCGGCCTCGAGCTGCCGACGACCTGGGACGAGATCCGCGACGCGGCCCCCGTCCTCGCCGACAGCGGCATCGCCGCGATGGACTACCTCGGCACGCCGGAGCAGACGCTGAACCTCAGCTTCTACCCGTTCCTCTGGCAGGCGGGCGGCACCGTGTTCTCCGACGACGGGACCGAGATCGCGTTCGACTCGAAGGAAGGCGTCGAGGCGCTCGAGTTCCTCGTCGACCTGCAGAAGGAAGGCGGCCTCCCCGCGGATGCCGCCACCCAGTCGGTCGGCATCGAGGGCTCGCCCCTCGCGGCCGGCACCGTCGGCATCCGCCCCACCACGCAGCCGTCGGAGCTCGCGCAGATGCGCGCCGCGCTCGGCGAGGAGAACGTCGTGGTGGGCCCGCCCCTGGAGGGCGAGACGCAGGCCACGTACGGCAACCCCGGCCTGCTGTCCCTCACGTCGATCAACAAGAGCGAGAACAGGGCGGCCGCGTCGTCCGTGCTCACCTTCCTGACCTCGAAGGACTTCCAGACCGACCTCAATGCCGCGGCGGGCAACTTCCCGTCTCGGACCGACGTCGAGATCGCCGGCCCCGAGGCCGACAGAGCGGCGTACGAAGCAGCGCTGAAGGTCGCGAACCCCGGCGAGCCGAACCCGGCCGCCCGCCAGGTGATGGCCGTCCTCGCGCCGTACATCCAGTCGGCGCTGCGCGGCGACCTCTCGGCCAAGGATGCACTCGAGAAGGCCGCCGAAGAGGCGCAGGCCGTCCTCGACCGCTCCTGA